Proteins co-encoded in one Cinclus cinclus chromosome Z, bCinCin1.1, whole genome shotgun sequence genomic window:
- the LOC134056975 gene encoding uncharacterized protein LOC134056975 has product MTHFPPKYYNSDIKGLSGKGVGKGVAAVLSSVCMYEQTNGQRQCQPQQSRAAIPGKSLPALQALSPPVPAPAEQSSNPREVSPRSPSPLPAGASPGRAEQQSQGSLSPLSKPSPRRCQPQQSRAAIPGKSLPALQALSPPVRLRPQPAGGAAGSRRAGQGGCSPAPAGGAVARGRPRLPHAVMADGLAEMGPSRSLGAAPEMSGRVHPGQQEAAETAAVAGTAPCHRRQGVRSYSVAATRSCGRGTAGLGSGSLAPEHSWERFPWRAEGLGVPGFS; this is encoded by the coding sequence atgacccattttcctccaaaatattATAACTCTGATATTAAGGGCCTTTCAGGCAAAGGTGTGGGGAAAGGAGTAGCAGCAGTTCTTTCCAGTGTGTGTATGTATGAGCAGACAAACGGACAAcgccagtgccagccccagcagagcagagcagcaatcCCAGGGAAGTCTCTCCCCGCTCTCCAAGCCCTCTCCCCGCcggtgccagccccagcagagcagagcagcaatcCCAGGGAAGTCTCTCCCCGCTCTCCAAGCCCTCTCCCCGCCGGTGCCAGCCCcggcagagcagagcagcaatcCCAGGGAAGTCTCTCCCCGCTCTCCAAGCCCTCTCCCCGCcggtgccagccccagcagagcagagcagcaatcCCAGGGAAGTCTCTCCCCGCTCTCCAAGCCCTCTCCCCGCCGGTGCGGTTACGGCCGCagccggcagggggcgctgctggctcccggcgggcagggcagggcggtTGTTCCCCCGcgccggcagggggcgctgtggcgcgGGGCCGCCCGCGGCTCCCTCACGCGGTCATGGCGGACGGGCTGGCAGAAATGGGCCCGAGCAGGAGCCTCGGAGCAGCGCCTGAAATGTCAGGGCGGGTTCACCCGGGGCAGCAAGAGGCAGCAGAAACTGCAGCTGTAGCTGGAACCGCGCCGTGCCACCGCAGGCAGGGGGTGCGGAGCTACAGTGTGGCAGCAACGCGGAGCTGTGGCAGAGGAACGGCGGGGTTGGGCAGTGGCAGCCTGGCTCCCGAACACAGCTGGGAGAGGTTCCCTTGGAGAGCAGAGGGTCTCGGGGTCCCGGGGTTTTCCTGA